The nucleotide window TCAGAATTATTAGGGGCAAGATAACCTAAATTAACCTTTACTCATAAATAAAGACACTAGCTTAACCTAATCAGAGTTAAATTGAGTGATTACGAGTTATCAACTACGTAAGAACACCAATCACTCCATCCGCCGGGATACAACTTAGTATTTTTGTATCCTAACATTTCCAATGATAAAAGATTAACGCAAGCCGTTACCCCAGAACCGCAATAGAGAATCAGTTCCGATGAGTCTTGATAAGGACTCCACAATGGCTTTTGTTCTTCTAGGGGACGGAAATATCCCTGCTCGTCAGAAACCCTCTCCCAGAAGGCATTAACAGCCCCAGGAATATGACCGGCAACCGGATCAGTGGGTTCGTATTCTCCCCGATAGCGCTCTCCTGCCCTAGAATCAATTAAGGTGACAGAGGGTAAATCTTTTTTTTCCTTAACGGTATTAATATCAACTATCCAGTCGGATTGAAGTTGAGGCATAAATTGGCCGGGTTTGGGGGTGATTAATTGATCTGTCACGGGATATCCTTCTTTAGTCCATCCATTCCATCCCCCATCGAGTAACGCCACCTGAAAATGGCCAAAATAACGCAATAACCACCATAATCGGGAAGCAAAAGCAAAACGAAAATCGTCATAAGCCACGACAAAAGTTTTCCCCCAAGTAATACCGAGACTTTCTAATTTAGGGGCTAAAGTTTCGGGATTAGGTAGAGGATGGCGGCCTCCGTGTTTTCCGATAGGAGAGGATAAATCTCGATCTAAATCCAGATAAAAAGCCCCAGGAATATGACTGATTAAATACTGTTGATATCCCCATTGTGGAGTGGCTAAACGAAAGCGACAATCAATTATTACTAGGTTTTCATCATTGAGATGATTAACGAGCCATTGAGGAGATATAATTGATGGATCTTGCATAATTTACTGGTTCTCTTGTTGATTAGGAAATTGTTTAATGATGATCAGGCAATTTCGATTTTGCTCAGTGCGGATATAATCTAAGTGATCCGCAATTTGTTGTAAGATACTTAATCCTCTTCCATGACTAGACCAATAGTTATCAGAGGTAACATTTTCCTTGAGAAATTGTGGCAAATTAAACGGGTTTCCATAATCCCAAATCATAATTTTAATCTGTTCATTAGTTAAAGTAATCTCAATTTCAATCGGAATAGTCGGGGATAATCCTTTATGAGCATGGCGTACTGCATTAGTAAACCCTTCTGCTAGGGCTAATTGACACTGTAACCAATCTTTTCGGGAAATCCAACCTTGATTAATCTGCTCAAAATGAGATAAAACTTTATCTAATGCGTTGAGATCGCTTTCAACTTTAAAGAAAATTTTCAAGGGTTCAAAACAGCTTAATTCCATCAGTTGAACTTCTGTCAACACAGGATAATAGGTTGGTTGGTGACTCATTCTTTTTAAGGATTGGATCATGCTTGGAACTCTAGACTGTCATTATCTCATTATCTATAGTAATTAATCTACACCTATTTATGGCTCAAATCTTAATTATTGATGATGATTCTGCCATTCAAAAGTTGCTCAGTCGAGCGTTAACTCGTAGTCACCATGAGGTAATTTTAGCGAGTAACGGGACTGAAGGCATAGAAAAAGCGATAAAATTGCGTCCAGATTTAATTATTTGTGACTGGTTGATGCCAGGGTTAGACGGAATTCAAGTCTGTCGCCAAGTTAAAATGATCCCTGAATTATCTACCACTTTTTTTATTTTACTTACTGCTTTAGGCTCGGTAGAAGATCGGATTATTGGACTAGATGCGGGTGCGGATGATTTTTTATGTAAGCCTATTGAAATTAATGAATTACAAGCACGAGTTAGATCGGGATTGAGGTTACATCAATTGAGTCACGATCTACAACAGCAAAAAAAGCTATTAGAAGA belongs to Gloeothece citriformis PCC 7424 and includes:
- a CDS encoding sulfurtransferase translates to MQDPSIISPQWLVNHLNDENLVIIDCRFRLATPQWGYQQYLISHIPGAFYLDLDRDLSSPIGKHGGRHPLPNPETLAPKLESLGITWGKTFVVAYDDFRFAFASRLWWLLRYFGHFQVALLDGGWNGWTKEGYPVTDQLITPKPGQFMPQLQSDWIVDINTVKEKKDLPSVTLIDSRAGERYRGEYEPTDPVAGHIPGAVNAFWERVSDEQGYFRPLEEQKPLWSPYQDSSELILYCGSGVTACVNLLSLEMLGYKNTKLYPGGWSDWCSYVVDNS
- a CDS encoding ATP-binding protein; the encoded protein is MKIFFKVESDLNALDKVLSHFEQINQGWISRKDWLQCQLALAEGFTNAVRHAHKGLSPTIPIEIEITLTNEQIKIMIWDYGNPFNLPQFLKENVTSDNYWSSHGRGLSILQQIADHLDYIRTEQNRNCLIIIKQFPNQQENQ